Proteins from a genomic interval of Coregonus clupeaformis isolate EN_2021a unplaced genomic scaffold, ASM2061545v1 scaf0561, whole genome shotgun sequence:
- the LOC121548518 gene encoding gremlin-1, with translation MKTSTGFASAMVLGLLFCPLRSVVVGGFQGAFPHPYKYISSPNESERSPQQPPQNGFVSRQMGPVTAADEVLESSQEALHVTERRYLKLDWCKTQPLKQAIHEEGCLSRTIINRFCYGQCNSFYIPRHIYQDDGAFQSCSTCKPKTFTTVTYTLICPGQSPSTQKKRVQRVKTCHCASIDLD, from the coding sequence ATGAAGACCTCAACAGGATTTGCCTCGGCTATGGTGTTGGGACTACTATTCTGTCCGCTGAGGAGCGTAGTCGTAGGTGGCTTCCAGGGCGCCTTTCCACACCCATACAAATACATCTCCAGCCCCAACGAGTCGGAGCGCTCACCGCAGCAGCCACCACAGAACGGATTTGTCTCCCGCCAAATGGGGCCAGTAACGGCCGCGGACGAGGTTCTGGAATCCAGCCAAGAAGCCCTACACGTCACGGAGCGCCGGTACCTCAAACTGGACTGGTGCAAGACGCAGCCGCTGAAACAGGCGATTCACGAAGAAGGATGCCTCAGCCGCACTATAATCAATCGCTTCTGTTACGGGCAGTGTAACTCCTTCTACATCCCCCGACACATCTACCAAGATGACGGGGCTTTCCAATCGTGTTCCACCTGTAAGCCGAAAACATTCACTACCGTCACCTACACCCTCATCTGTCCTGGCCAGTCACCCAGCACCCAGAAGAAACGCGTCCAGCGCGTAAAGACGTGCCACTGCGCTTCCATTGACCTGGATTAG